From a region of the Methanolobus tindarius DSM 2278 genome:
- a CDS encoding flavodoxin family protein, with amino-acid sequence MKILGISGSPKVGQNNDTLIKDMLKIASERGFETDAVFLSESKVAPCTACGVCAKGERCVIDDDMQPVYDKLVEADAIVVSSPVYFGTMTAQLKALCDRSVVHRRQGFKLSNKLGAAMAIGGSRNGGQEKTIQTIHEWMHIHGMIVVGDGGHFGGILQKPAAEDEEGMKTAVDTINKVCDVLEMMKK; translated from the coding sequence ATGAAGATACTCGGAATATCAGGAAGCCCTAAAGTTGGCCAGAATAATGATACATTAATCAAAGATATGTTGAAAATCGCATCGGAAAGAGGTTTTGAAACTGATGCAGTTTTCCTTTCTGAATCAAAAGTTGCTCCATGTACTGCATGCGGAGTTTGCGCAAAGGGAGAAAGATGCGTAATAGACGATGACATGCAGCCAGTCTATGACAAGCTTGTAGAAGCAGACGCAATTGTGGTTTCATCTCCTGTCTACTTCGGAACAATGACAGCACAGCTTAAAGCACTCTGTGACAGAAGCGTTGTCCACAGAAGACAGGGATTCAAGCTCAGCAATAAACTCGGTGCTGCAATGGCAATCGGTGGTTCAAGAAACGGCGGCCAGGAAAAAACAATCCAGACTATTCATGAGTGGATGCACATCCATGGAATGATAGTTGTAGGTGATGGTGGACACTTCGGTGGAATTCTCCAGAAACCTGCTGCAGAAGATGAAGAAGGCATGAAAACAGCAGTTGACACCATCAACAAAGTCTGTGATGTTCTTGAAATGATGAAGAAATGA
- a CDS encoding phosphoglycerate kinase → MLTSRDYLTIDDFDVDGKTILVRVDLNTPMDTEGNILDDMRIRSHIPTIKDLADAKVVLMAHQSRAGKKDFTTMKPHAQRMSHFLRKEVKYVDDIFGTHARSSISSMENGDVMLLENVRFYSEESISRPAGEHSDTHMVRKLSPLIDIFLNDAFAVSHRSHLSIMGFTEVLPTGAGRVMEKEITSLDRGVKSGESPCIFVLGGAKVDDSLTVAENVLSNGGADRVLVTGVVANVMLAASGVDIGSTNLDFIKSQGYTDQITRGKEVLAKFEGKIGIPVDVAFNDGGKRVEAHVSELPDGNLPINDIGLETIVSFADEIKAAKTVVLNGPAGLSEVEPFALGTHEIIKAAVQSEYSIAGGGHISAEVRNLGYDEKFSHLSTGGGACIDYLAGAKLPGIEALKTAATRYRLNR, encoded by the coding sequence ATTTTGACTAGCAGGGACTATCTTACTATTGATGATTTTGATGTGGACGGCAAGACCATACTTGTGAGAGTGGATCTGAATACTCCTATGGATACGGAAGGTAACATTCTCGATGATATGAGAATCAGAAGCCATATTCCTACTATAAAGGATCTTGCAGATGCAAAGGTCGTACTCATGGCTCACCAGAGCCGCGCAGGTAAAAAAGATTTTACTACCATGAAACCACACGCCCAGCGCATGTCACATTTCCTCAGAAAAGAGGTAAAATATGTGGATGATATCTTCGGGACACATGCACGTTCTTCTATCTCATCCATGGAAAATGGTGATGTGATGTTACTTGAGAATGTCAGGTTCTACTCAGAAGAAAGTATAAGCAGACCTGCAGGTGAACACTCAGATACGCATATGGTAAGAAAACTCTCTCCTTTGATTGATATATTCCTCAACGATGCATTTGCTGTATCTCACAGAAGCCATCTTTCCATTATGGGCTTTACTGAAGTACTTCCAACAGGTGCAGGTCGCGTTATGGAGAAAGAGATAACATCACTTGACAGGGGCGTAAAAAGTGGTGAAAGTCCATGTATCTTTGTACTTGGCGGTGCAAAGGTTGACGATTCCCTGACAGTTGCTGAGAATGTCCTGAGTAATGGCGGTGCTGACAGAGTGCTTGTCACCGGTGTTGTTGCAAATGTTATGCTTGCGGCATCAGGTGTGGACATTGGTTCTACCAATCTTGATTTTATAAAATCGCAGGGTTACACCGACCAGATAACAAGAGGAAAAGAGGTTCTTGCGAAATTTGAAGGTAAGATAGGAATTCCTGTTGATGTTGCATTTAATGATGGTGGAAAAAGGGTTGAAGCTCACGTGAGTGAATTGCCTGACGGAAACCTTCCGATAAACGATATTGGTCTTGAGACCATTGTTTCTTTTGCTGATGAAATTAAAGCTGCAAAGACTGTAGTGCTTAATGGTCCTGCCGGTCTTTCAGAAGTTGAGCCATTTGCACTTGGCACCCATGAGATTATCAAGGCTGCTGTGCAGTCTGAATATTCTATCGCAGGAGGCGGTCATATTTCCGCAGAAGTGAGAAACCTCGGCTATGATGAGAAATTCTCTCACCTCAGTACAGGTGGCGGTGCATGTATTGATTACCTTGCAGGAGCAAAGCTTCCTGGAATTGAAGCTCTTAAGACTGCAGCCACTCGATACAGACTTAATAGATAA